AAGTTCAGGATCGCTGGACGTACCCCAAGCCGACATAAGCCTAGCAATGTAACAAGATGACCGATGGAACTTGGAAGAAGAACCCCTACTGTGGTTTGAGCGTGTACAGAATCTCTCAGTTTTAAACTGAGTACCGTACTTCCTAGAAGCAGTTTTTGGTACGTAACAGATGAGGTGATATCACCAGCAATCACCCGTTTCCACCCATGGTCCCTTGCCGCACTTAAAACCTCTTGATACAGGTTCACATCTTGTTTCACCCGACTTTCAAAAATAGCATTCTGCAATACACGATATACCTTATCTGTCGCCTGCTTCTTTTGTACCCTCATCATTTCTTGTTCATTACGCTCAATGGTAAAAGGGGTGCCAATGATAATGCCTACTCGAGGGAACCAGACCGTTTTATTCTTCTCCCCAAGGTAGGACCACCTTGACCGCTCTAAACCTTGAATCACAACCGGATAAACTTGAGCGCTCGTTTTGAGTGCTAGATAACCCATACCACTATAGATTTTCATTAAGCTGCTGCCACTTGTCGTATTAATTCTCCCTTCGGGAAACAGCACAAGAGGCTTTCCTTCCTTGACCACTCTTACCATCTTTCGGATCGAATAAGGGTTTAGAGGGTCAATCGTGATATGCGATCGAAACTTCATAATAAAAGAAAACCGTTTAGCAATACCCGTATTCGCTACAAACGTAACCTGTGACGGTAGATACAAAGCTAAAAACACAGCATCTAACAAGGAAATATGATTAGGCATCAAGATAAGCGGTTTAGAGAAATCCAGCTTCTCCAAACCACGCACCTGTACTCGAAACAATACGCGTAAGATAAGCTTTAAAAGATAAAGTGTAAACTTCATAATCAAACACTCACTTTCTAGTGATTTGTTATGTTTATTGTAATGGGTTTTCAAGTTGATTCTAAGTACTAACTTTTTTAGGTACCCTGCGGTTAGCGGAAAAAGCAAAAAGACAAGGGGACTCCCTCGCCTAGGTTACTCTTTTGAAATTAGCCTACCCACATCATAAGTCCGAACACAATTACGTCCTTCCTGTTTCGCTTGATACAGCGCTTTATCTGCGGCACCCGAGCATAGGACCATCCTCCGGCCAGAAGAAGAAGAAGAAGAACCCCAGTTAGCAGCCAAGGGATTCTTCCCATTAACTCAAACAAATTTATTTTTTTATCTTTCAATATGTAACTCATCCATACGGTAGAGACTACGCTAATCATGACCACAAGCCAGACATAAATAATATAGTCCATTGGACTCAGCTCCTCTTTATCCTTCAATGGCTTGATTCTACTAGAAGTTTGAGAAGGAATATATATGAAATCAAATCATTTCAAAAATAATACAAATTTAGACAGGGCAAAGAAGGTATTATCCACCTGCAATAAAATTTTTCTTGACAGTTCTGCAGGAAGAAAAAAATAGCCCTTGAATTGATATACTCAGGGCTATTACTCTATAAGTTGTATTTTTACTTTGCCTCAGAAACGATACGTCTCTGAACGGAAAAAGTAACAAAAAAAACAGCGAAACTAATTACAATAATGACAAGGAACAACAAAAAAATATTACTATAGACAGCCCCTTGGTGTGAAACGGCCCAAGGGTTCCAGCTTGAACCTGCACTTGAGAAATCGAGGATCTTCCCTACAATCGTCGAACCGAATGCTCCCGACATAAAGAAAACGAGATTGTACATTCCCATCCCTACTCCAATTTGTTCTCGGCTAAGCGTATGAGAAACGGTGTTCGCTAACGACGATTGGATTCCCGAAAATCCAAGATAACAAATGACTAAGATCGCAGCCATCACCCATTGATGTGAACCAGCGAAAGTGGATAACAATAAATATCCGATCATTAAGATTCCAATACCCGCCTTCACAATAGGGACGCTCCCAATTCGGTCCGCTAACCGGCCGCTGATTGTCCCGAAAACAGCAGCACTCATGGCCCCTGGAAACATGGTAAGCCCAATCTTAGCACTTTCCAATCCATTAACTTCCTGCAGCATAATGGGAATGAGGAACATCATGCCAAACACCGTCCCAACGGTCAAGAAGCCAGTGATTAATCCGTTCCGATAAGATCTATTAAGAAAAAGGGAAGCATTAATGAATGGATCCTTGGCTCGTCGGATGTGTAAGATAAATAAACAGATGAATACTACACCAAGAAACAGATAAGGCCAGCTAAGCTGAGAAAAATACAGCAGAATCCCTGTAACACCTAAACTTAAGTAAACGGCCCCGAGTTTATCGAAGTGGGCCTGCTTGTTTCTCTCTTCGTCTGGGAGTTGCTTGCGTAGGAACGAAATTGCAACTAGAGAGATTAGGGAAAGCAAGAATAAATAACGCCAATGCATAGCCCCCGTAATGAATCCACCTACGATGGGTCCAACTCCTGATGCAAACGCCACGGTAGAAGCAATAACACCGAGAACCTTCCCTCTGGATTCTGGCGGAAAGTAACGTGTAGCTGTAATCATGCCAAGAGCGGGAATAGAGGCTGCGCCCGTCGCCTGGATCAGGCGAGCCACAATAAGCATCCCATACCATTGAGACAAGAAACCAAGCAAAGAT
The genomic region above belongs to Ammoniphilus sp. CFH 90114 and contains:
- a CDS encoding MFS transporter — protein: MNANRLIPLLSFIIFFSVMNGTMFNVAIPAIAEQFQLLPSEVSWVVAGYIVFFAIGSVTYGKLADIYPVKDLITTGLILFNVGSLLGFLSQWYGMLIVARLIQATGAASIPALGMITATRYFPPESRGKVLGVIASTVAFASGVGPIVGGFITGAMHWRYLFLLSLISLVAISFLRKQLPDEERNKQAHFDKLGAVYLSLGVTGILLYFSQLSWPYLFLGVVFICLFILHIRRAKDPFINASLFLNRSYRNGLITGFLTVGTVFGMMFLIPIMLQEVNGLESAKIGLTMFPGAMSAAVFGTISGRLADRIGSVPIVKAGIGILMIGYLLLSTFAGSHQWVMAAILVICYLGFSGIQSSLANTVSHTLSREQIGVGMGMYNLVFFMSGAFGSTIVGKILDFSSAGSSWNPWAVSHQGAVYSNIFLLFLVIIVISFAVFFVTFSVQRRIVSEAK